The following nucleotide sequence is from Coffea eugenioides isolate CCC68of unplaced genomic scaffold, Ceug_1.0 ScVebR1_2781;HRSCAF=3874, whole genome shotgun sequence.
TTCGTATAAGAATTGGGCTGTCTCCAAGTTCATTCTTAATCAAGAACCAACTTTTGGTTCTTTTGTGATTTGTTATTAATCTTTTTCTTGCAGATATGCAGTTGTGACAGGGGCAAATAAAGGGATTGGCTATGGAATTTGCAGGCAGTTAGCATCTAATGGAATCACAGTGGTATTGACAGCTAGAAATGTGAAGGGGGGACTTGAAGCTGTTGAGagttttaaagggcttgatttcTTTGACAATATAGTTTTTCATCAGCTTGATGTGGTTGATCCTTCAAGTATTGCATCTCTTGCTGAATTCATCAGAATACATTATGGAAGACTTGATATTCTGGTAATAATTAAATTGCTCCAATTCTGAAAACTGTAGTTTCCGACTGAAAATGCTTTCTCTGCTTGCtagatgaaggaaaaaaaatccagGCTTTCGTGCAAGAAAAATATCTTGGTGAATCACCTAACAAAATCTGAATCAAAGAGCTTGATATTTATCATTCTTGCATTCCTGGGCCTTATTTAGGCCTTTTTTGGGTGCGCAAGTCCTTATATAATCCCAGTCATTCTCTAAAAGGTTTTGGATTGGATGCCTTGGTTTTGAAATTAGTGTCTGCATCCAAATTTCTTAAAATCTTTTGCCACTGAAAGCGTATACTTGGTTCATTTCATGTGTATATGAGCAGATATGAACTCTTATATGGAGAATTTTTTGCAATCGTTGTAATGAATTGCTCTACGTGGGAAGACATAAAATTGCAGTTATTATTGGGAAGAGGATGAAATTGCATAGTCAAGTTGGTGTAGTGGCATCTTGGTGAACTAAAGCAGGATGCACTTTTGAAATACATTGGCTTCATAttcttttttaatctttttctctctttggaGGTCTACTTAGCTTCTACATGGTTGAGAACCTTAATGTTTTATTAACTTTTTGTAACAACTCTGCAGTCTTGTAACTTGACTTCTTTCAGCGTTCTCCCAggttaaaaactaaaaatggtCTTTTTGACTGCTGTTGTTTTTGGGGGTGATCTTGTGTATGAAAGTTCCTTCCTCTTGggaagcaagaaaatggtgGGGTTTACAGGAAGTTGGGAACTGAGATCTGTGCACTAAAAAactactttttcaattttttatagTTCGAGAATTGTGACTTAACATTAACAGGATACTCATATATAATGCAGTGCACTAAAaaactactttttcttttttacagtTCGAGAATTGTGACTTAGAACATTAACAGGATACTCATATATAAGCTTTTGTTTTCCAGGTGAATAATGCAGGGATTCTTGGAGTTGATATGGATGTTGATGCTTTAAGAGCTTCTGGATATGGATCTGGTGGAGTGAGTCATTTCTGACTGTTAGCTTCTAATTGGCATTTTTTGCTGCTAAGTTCATGATAGACTATGCATGTTGAAATTGTAGCTAAATGAGGACTTCAGCCCTTGGAATGGATGCTTGAAATTTACAGCTATTGATTTATGTTGATTTACATCATCTGCATCAGGCAAGGACTATTCATACTTGTTCATGATTCTTAGCATCCATGGGAAGCTACTTATGTTTACAGCTGTATGTTAGAGCTTCTGTAGAATAATAACAAGGTTATAGTACCCTAGTTTTGGAGTTAATGATTGTTTCATACTTGTTGCTGAAAAATGAAGGCCGAAAGTGTAAATGCTTTCAGAATTCTTTATTAATTTAAAGTATTCTGTTTCCAATATTGTCTGTAATTGCTTCCTCTGGATAGTAATAGCATTACAATGGTCCAGTTGCGAGCAACATTTTCTTTGGCCAAAGTTACATCTTGTTTGATAAGAGATGAATTCATTAGTTCTAACTTTGCAATAATCAATTATGATTTGCAAATCAGAGCTCTGCGTACCTAATATCTTCTAGGAAAAGATCAAGTTTGAAGCCTTTTGACCTGCAAAGGTCATCTTTAATTGCCACAACCCAAACTGTGAAACTGATTtctcttttgtgttttgatGTACTTATATGTGCACGTACTATGGTTACACATTGTGATGCATTTTTTTAACTAATAAGTTTGATGATGTGTGTAACATTCATAATCATTCAACCTTATTTGCAGAGTAATGTTTTATCACCATTTCAGTTATCTTATTTTCTTCTCCCAAGTTTTTCTGTTTACACTAGCCATGTGTTGGCAATGCTATCTTctggaaaacaaaaaaacagtAACTTTGCAGGAATCCCTCCCTTCTGAATAAGTTGAATTGTGCAAATACATAGCAAGTAGTTGAATAATTGCCCTTCACTTTAGGTAGTTGTTGAAGTGCTGATTACCTTCAATCATGCAGCCTGATGGATCACATATAGATTGGAATGGCATCTCGACTGAGACATATGACTTGGCAGTAGAATGTCTGCAGACAAACTACTATGGTGCAAAAAGAATGATTGAAGCATTTCTTCCTCTCCTTTACTTATCTGATTCACCAAGGATCGTAAATGTTTCTTCATCAATGGGAAAGTTAAAGGTACTAAAATCTCAGATTGTGTTCTTTCATACGAAATTTAGGACTCCAAATGAGTGCTGTTTTATACCAAGCTTAGTTGGAAACAGGATACAGATGCGTTGACTAGACCTGGCAAACTAAAATGTCATACTTGCCTAAGTTTGTTGAGACAATGCCAAAGTTGTACCTTGGCCAAACGTGCTGTGTCTTTAAAGATAATCTCTTTCTGtttcatattttcatttttcatgtcTTATGGTCAATGGAAAGATGTTTTTGACTCATTTGATCATGTTTCAGCACATACCCAGTGAATGGGCTAAAGGAGTACTAAATGATTTTGGAAACCTTACAGAGG
It contains:
- the LOC113757150 gene encoding (+)-neomenthol dehydrogenase-like isoform X2; amino-acid sequence: MAEAISSSKRYAVVTGANKGIGYGICRQLASNGITVVLTARNVKGGLEAVESFKGLDFFDNIVFHQLDVVDPSSIASLAEFIRIHYGRLDILVNNAGILGVDMDVDALRASGYGSGGPDGSHIDWNGISTETYDLAVECLQTNYYGAKRMIEAFLPLLYLSDSPRIVNVSSSMGKLKHIPSEWAKGVLNDFGNLTEERVDEVVNEFLKDFKEGSLKAKDGNFNTGHLTVEEGAESPVRLALLADDGSSGMFFVRNEVSSFE
- the LOC113757150 gene encoding (+)-neomenthol dehydrogenase-like isoform X1 yields the protein MAEAISSSKRYAVVTGANKGIGYGICRQLASNGITVVLTARNVKGGLEAVESFKGLDFFDNIVFHQLDVVDPSSIASLAEFIRIHYGRLDILVNNAGILGVDMDVDALRASGYGSGGPDGSHIDWNGISTETYDLAVECLQTNYYGAKRMIEAFLPLLYLSDSPRIVNVSSSMGKLKHIPSEWAKGVLNDFGNLTEERVDEVVNEFLKDFKEGSLKAKGWPPYTSAYTVSKAAMNAYTRVLAKKHPKFRINCVCPGFVKTDGNFNTGHLTVEEGAESPVRLALLADDGSSGMFFVRNEVSSFE